Genomic segment of Thermococcus sp. M36:
ACTCTAAGGGAGAGCCATTTCTGGTAAGCCTCTTTGTGAAGAGACCAAAGCGTATTCAGCGGCATTTGGGAGGAGGACTGTAGCTTTCGAGCCCGCGCCCCGGGTTCAAATCCCGGCCGGGGCACCAGAATTCCCCCAAACGCTGTTCTACAAGAAGCTTCACCGTTATAGAAGGCTCATCCCCAAAGAGAGCCCACCTTAACAGGCTGTTAATAAAACGAGACCTGTTATAAGCCATCCTCAAAAGGTTCCACGATACCTAAAGCTGCATGAACTTGAAATACAGTGTACTTCAGGCGTTCTTTCGGCCATCTCTAAACCTTTCACCATTTTTATGAATAATTTTTACATTCTCCTTTCGCATATCGAGAGATTTTTGTGATTTTAAAAATTTCTCAATAAATTGCAGGATATTATTAAAGAAATGCCCAAAATTTTTTTAACACCTAGAGAGAACTCCCAATGGTGATATCATGATAGGCGTTGTCAAAACTGGAATAGAAGAGATTGACTCTGCTTTAGGTGGGGGAATAGTCGATATGGGGAACCTCCTGATATCTTACGACAGAAGATCCTTGGGGTGGATACTTGGACTGAAGATCTTCAAGAGCATGATTGATCAAGGAGCAATTGGAGTTATACTGAATACAACTCTGCCAATTTCAAAACTTATACTGAGAACCAGATGTGTTGGACTTGATATCGAAAAAGAAGCAAAAGCGGGAAGGCTTTACATAATTGACCTCTTTGGTTCCAAGTACGGAATACCTGATAACCGACCATATGTTGTTCAGATACAAAACTGGAGCGACGACACTGGAATTCCAAAATTACTCAAGATATACAGCACGATAGCATCAAAAATCCCTAAGAACTCGATAATAGTTGGTCTTGCTGCAAATTTGGAAGGACTTTATCACGAATTCGGAAAACAGACCATGGACAGCCTAATAAGGGCATCACTTGCAAGCTTTGAAAAGGAGATAATAAGGGAAAACAAGTTCAATATTGTCACAGTCTCTCTCCTGAACAGAGATGCCGTTCCTGATTATGTAACGGCATGGCTCTATAGTCTTAGCGACCAAATCATAGAGTTTATCTCCAGCACTAATAACTCTGGCCTCGAGGAGACGATACTTGTGCCCAAGTCTCTCGTTCCTGAGTTCAAACCGAGACACTACACTATAAAACTCTCAGAGGAACACAGAATCCAGATCTTTTGATGCTTTATTGTTTTTGAATACAGTTTTCTCTTTGTTCTTTAACCTCAACCAGATGGAAAGGCTTTTAACTCCTCACCCGTTTCCCCGCCCGATGGCCATGAAGACGCTCGCCCAGGTTTTCAGGGAAGTTCTGCAGGAGAAGGGTATAGATAGCTTCGGCGTGCTTTCAAAGCGCTACCGCAAGTCAAAGAATAAGCTCCAGGATGTGGCAGTGGACGTCCTTAACGGAAAGGGGGTCATAGCAGAAGTTCCAGAGCCAACGGCAGTTGCGTGGGATTTAAACGGGAGCCGCGTTAAGGGTTCGCGCTACGCCTACGTGCCGGGCTGCATGGCAGAAAAGTTCAAGGTTCTAATCAGGGCTGAAGACCTGAAGGCCCGCATTCCGGAGTGGCCCTACTTCATAATTGACCTAATGCACTGGGACAAGCACACCCAGAAGGAAAAGGGCAAGATATGCCTCCAGGTGGCTCAGAGCTACGGCCTGCTGAGGGATTACTTCACGGGAAAAGAGCTGGCAGTAACCTGGGCGAACGATGAGTTCAAATCCATGTTCCACGGCCCGATTGAGAGGATAACGACATACGAAGGATCTACCGCCAACTTCCTGAAAGAAGAGGGCATCGATGAGGTCGTACTCCTCGACCCCTGGGCGGAGGAAGTTCTGGGAGAGGAGGACTTCGACGTTAAGGCCTTCATAATCGGGGGGATCGTCGACACCGGCGGTACAAAGAAGAAGACCACGCCAAAAATCGGTGAGGAGCTTGAGAACGCCGGTATTAAGGTCCTCAGGAGAAAAATAGTCCTTAGGGGCGATGTAGTCGGTGTCCCGGACAGGATAAACAGGATCCTCGGCATAATCCTCAAAATGATGGCTGAGGGTAAGTCGATGGACGAGGCCGTTTACGAGATGCAGGAGCCGCTTCACGCACGCTGGCGCCTCAGAAAGGAGCTTCCAAAGCATGCAACGCGCTATATGATTAACGGGAAAGTTTACCGCGTTGTCGAGAAGGAGCTGTTTGACGAGTACTCCAAGTGGCTCAAGATACGCTGGGAGGACTTCGTGAAGGTTCTGCGCGAGTTAAATCTCGTCGCGCTCGAGAGGAAGCGGATGCACCACCTCAACAAGATTTCCAACCCGAGAATAATCAACGGCAAGCTTTACAGGGTCATACTCCTAAAGAAGGCCGCGATGCTGTGCTACAACTGCTGAGTGTTCCTCTTTCCCGTTCTCTGACAAATTAGAGAAAGAAAAGTTCAGAAGAACAGAATCACGGCATCTCCAACGACTGCCGTTTCCACCTCTTCGCCCTCGCTGAAAACCGCCTTCCTCAGCACGATGTCGTCCTTGTTGAGCTCGACCTTCTGTCCTTCAACCTCGAACTCGACCTTTCCACTCTCCTTGAGGCCCCTGGCAACTTCCTCGGCGTTCTCCTTGAGGTAGGCGGTAATCTTGGGCACGAGCTTTCCATAGCGCGGCCCTACTGTTCTGAAGTTGGGCTTTATCTCGATGATGCGCTCCTCGAGCTCTGGCTCACCCTTGATTATCTCAAGCCTCTCAATGTTCATGGTTCCGGCGATGTCCTTTTCGATGGCCTTCAGCATCTCGTAGGAGTCGGTAGCGTAGATCGCCACGTGCTTGAGCTTGGCGTTTAACGCCAAGCCGTGGGAGTTCTTGTAGCGCCTCATGACACCGACTATCTCCCTGGCCAGATCTCCGAGCTTCTCGGCATTCTCGTCAATCCTGCCTTCGTCGTACTTCGGCCACTCGAGGAGGTGGACGCTCTTCGCTCCGATGCGCTCTTTGAAGAGGTTCTGGTAGAGCTCCTCCGTGATGTGCGGCGCAAACGGAGCGAGCAGGAGCATGATGTTGTAGAGCAGTTCGTAGAGGGCAGCCTTTGCCTTCAGCTTGCTCTCCTCGTCGTCGCCGTAGAGGCGGTACTTGATCATCTCGATGTAGTCGTCAGCGACCTCGTGCCAGACGAAGGTTATCAGCTCCCTCGTGAGCAGGTTGAAGCGGTACTTCTCCATTTCCTCCGTGGCGAACTTGATGATCCTGTGGAGTCTCGACAGTATCCACCTGTCAATCGGCTCCAGCTCGATTCCTTTTGCTGCCTCTGGGTCAAAGCCTTCAAGGTGCCTCTCAGCGAAGCGGTAGATGTTCCAGACCTTCTGGAGGAAGCGGTAGTTGTAATCGACGGTCTCCCACTTGAACGGATGGTCTTCTCCGGGCGGCGCTAAGGCAGTCCAGAGTCTCAGGGCGTCGGCGCCGTACTTTGGAATCACCTCGTCCGGTGCAACGACGTTACCGTAGCTCTTACTCATCTTCCTTCCGTCTGGACCAGCCACCATTCCGTTGATGAGGATGTCGTCCCAGGGCTTTTCCCCGGTGAGCACGTAGGTCCTGAATATTGTGTAGAAGGCCCACGTCCTGATGATGTCGGTTCCCTGCGGCCTCAGAGCCGTCGGGAAGTTGTGCTTGAACCACTTCTCGTCCTTGCCCCACTTGGTGATGATGAGCGGCGTAATGCTTGAATCCACCCAACAGTCAAGGACGTCAGTTACTGGCTCAAGCTCGGCACCGCAGACTGGACACTTCTCAACGGGCGGCTTGTCAAAGCGCGGGTCAACGGGCAGGTCTTCCTCTCTGGCAGGAACTACGTGGCCGTTCTTACAGACCCAGAACGGGATTGGGGTTCCAAAGACGCGCTGCCTGCTTATAACCCAGTCCCAGTCCATTGACTCGGCCCAGTCCTTGAGGCGGAGGAACATATCGCTCGGATACCAGTTGATTTTCTCTGCCACTTTCACAATCTCGTCCGTGAAGTCCTTCACCTTTATGAACCACTGCTTCTTCGGCAGGAGCTCGATTGGGGCCATACAGGAGCTTCTCTCGGTGTGCCTCAGGACGCGGTGGGTTATCTTCTCCTTCTTGTAGAGAAGGCCCATCTTCTCAAGGTCTTCGGCAATGGCCTTCCTTGCCTCCTCGGTCTTCATGCCCGCGTACTTGCCGGCGTTTTCGTTCATGGTGCCGTCCTCGTTGATGGCTATGATGACCGGCAGGTTGTAGCGCTTCTGCCACACGACGTCCTGCTCATCGCCGTAGGTACAGTTGTAAACGGCACCGGTTCCAAAGGTCGGGTCAACGTCCTCGTCGGCTATAACCGGCACTTCCCTCTCGAATATCGGGAGCTTCACCTTCTTGCCGACAACGTCCTTATACCTCTCATCGTCAGGGTGGACAAATACCGCAACACAGGCCGGCATAAGCTCCGGTCTGGTAGTGGCTATCGGGACGTAACCGGAGCCGTCAGCAAGCGGGAGCTTTATGTAGTAGAGGAAGCCATCTTCCTCAACATAACCTACCTCGGCCTTGGCAAGGCTCGTCCTACATCTAGGACACCAGTAAACGGGGTGCTCGTCGCGGTAGAGCATTCCCTTCTTGTAGAACTCCAAGAGGGACTTCTGGACCGTTGCCTTGTACCAGTCGTCCATTGTGTGGTACTCCAGATCCCAGTCGGCGGAATAGCCTATCCTTATGAACTGGTTGCGCATGGCCTCTATGGCCTGCCAGGTCCACTCAACACACTTCTGAAGGAACTTCTCTGGCTGATCCTTGCTGATTCCGAACTCCTTCTCCACCTTCAGCTCGGTCGGAAGGCCGTGGTTGTCGAAGCCCTGTGGGAAGAGCACGTTGTAGCCGGTCATTCTCTTGTAACGGGCCACTATGTCAATCCAGGTGTGGCTGAGCACATGACCAAGGTGAAGGGTTCCGCTCGTGAACGGCGGGGGCGTGTCAATTGCGTAGCTTGGTCTCTTCTCGTCGAGCTCGTATTTGTAG
This window contains:
- the trm10 gene encoding tRNA (guanine(9)-/adenine(9)-N1)-methyltransferase; the protein is MKTLAQVFREVLQEKGIDSFGVLSKRYRKSKNKLQDVAVDVLNGKGVIAEVPEPTAVAWDLNGSRVKGSRYAYVPGCMAEKFKVLIRAEDLKARIPEWPYFIIDLMHWDKHTQKEKGKICLQVAQSYGLLRDYFTGKELAVTWANDEFKSMFHGPIERITTYEGSTANFLKEEGIDEVVLLDPWAEEVLGEEDFDVKAFIIGGIVDTGGTKKKTTPKIGEELENAGIKVLRRKIVLRGDVVGVPDRINRILGIILKMMAEGKSMDEAVYEMQEPLHARWRLRKELPKHATRYMINGKVYRVVEKELFDEYSKWLKIRWEDFVKVLRELNLVALERKRMHHLNKISNPRIINGKLYRVILLKKAAMLCYNC
- a CDS encoding valine--tRNA ligase, yielding MLPKTYDPNEIEPKWQKFWLDEKIYKYELDEKRPSYAIDTPPPFTSGTLHLGHVLSHTWIDIVARYKRMTGYNVLFPQGFDNHGLPTELKVEKEFGISKDQPEKFLQKCVEWTWQAIEAMRNQFIRIGYSADWDLEYHTMDDWYKATVQKSLLEFYKKGMLYRDEHPVYWCPRCRTSLAKAEVGYVEEDGFLYYIKLPLADGSGYVPIATTRPELMPACVAVFVHPDDERYKDVVGKKVKLPIFEREVPVIADEDVDPTFGTGAVYNCTYGDEQDVVWQKRYNLPVIIAINEDGTMNENAGKYAGMKTEEARKAIAEDLEKMGLLYKKEKITHRVLRHTERSSCMAPIELLPKKQWFIKVKDFTDEIVKVAEKINWYPSDMFLRLKDWAESMDWDWVISRQRVFGTPIPFWVCKNGHVVPAREEDLPVDPRFDKPPVEKCPVCGAELEPVTDVLDCWVDSSITPLIITKWGKDEKWFKHNFPTALRPQGTDIIRTWAFYTIFRTYVLTGEKPWDDILINGMVAGPDGRKMSKSYGNVVAPDEVIPKYGADALRLWTALAPPGEDHPFKWETVDYNYRFLQKVWNIYRFAERHLEGFDPEAAKGIELEPIDRWILSRLHRIIKFATEEMEKYRFNLLTRELITFVWHEVADDYIEMIKYRLYGDDEESKLKAKAALYELLYNIMLLLAPFAPHITEELYQNLFKERIGAKSVHLLEWPKYDEGRIDENAEKLGDLAREIVGVMRRYKNSHGLALNAKLKHVAIYATDSYEMLKAIEKDIAGTMNIERLEIIKGEPELEERIIEIKPNFRTVGPRYGKLVPKITAYLKENAEEVARGLKESGKVEFEVEGQKVELNKDDIVLRKAVFSEGEEVETAVVGDAVILFF